In Maylandia zebra isolate NMK-2024a linkage group LG12, Mzebra_GT3a, whole genome shotgun sequence, a single genomic region encodes these proteins:
- the LOC101471634 gene encoding immediate early response 3-interacting protein 1 → MAFTLYSLIQAAILCINAVAVLHEERFLRKIGWGVDQSVGGFGDEPGIKVQLMNLIRSVRTVMRVPLIAVNSVCIVLLLLFG, encoded by the exons ATGGCATTTACCTTATACTCTCTTATACAAGCAGCTATTCTGTGCATCAATGCTGTCGCTGTACTACACGAAGAAAGATTTCTAAGGAAAA TTGGCTGGGGAGTGGATCAAAGTGTCGGGGGATTTGGTGATGAACCAGGCATCAAAGTCCAGCTAATGAATCTTATCCGCTCCGTCAGGACAGTCATGAGAG TGCCGCTGATCGCAGTGAATTCAGTCTGCATTGTACTGCTGCTTCTATTTGGGTGA
- the LOC101470473 gene encoding mothers against decapentaplegic homolog 2 isoform X2, translating to MSSILPFTPPVVKRLLGWKKSTSSPGGAGGAEQNGQEEKWCEKAVKSLVKKLKKTGQLDELEKAITTQNCNTKCVTIPSNCSEIWGLSTPNTIEQWDTSGLYNYPDQTRSLDGRLQVSHRKGLPHVIYCRLWRWPDLHSHHELRAIEACEYAFHLKKDEVCINPYHYQRVETPVLPPVLVPRHSEILPELPPLDDYTHSIPENTNFPTGIEPPNNYIPETPPPGYISEDGEASDQQMNQSSPAELSPSTLSPVNHSMDLQPVTYSEPAFWCSIAYYELNQRVGETFHASQPSLTVDGFTDPSNSERFCLGLLSNVNRNATVEMTRRHIGRGVRLYYIGGEVFAECLSDSAIFVQSPNCNQRYGWHPATVCKIPPGCNLKIFNNQEFAALLAQSVNQGFEAVYQLTRMCTIRMSFVKGWGAEYRRQTVTSTPCWIELHLNGPLQWLDKVLTQMGSPSARCSSMS from the exons ATGTCCTCCATATTGCCATTCACCCCTCCTGTGGTGAAGAGGCTTTTGGGCTGGAAGAAATCAACTAGCAGCCCGGGAGGAGCGGGCGGCGCAGAGCAGAACGGACAAGAGGAAAAATGGTGCGAGAAGGCCGTGAAGAGCTTagtgaagaagctgaagaagacgGGTCAGCTAGATGAGCTCGAGAAGGCCATCACCACACAGAACTGTAACACAAAGTGTGTTACCATCCCCAG CAATTGCTCTGAAATATGGGGACTGAGTACACCAAATACGATAGAACAGTGGGATACATCAGGCCTTTACAACTACCCTGACCAAACCAG ATCCTTGGACGGCCGTCTCCAGGTCTCCCACAGGAAGGGCCTTCCCCATGTTATCTACTGCCGTTTGTGGCGATGGCCAGACCTTCACAGCCACCACGAGCTGCGTGCCATTGAGGCCTGTGAGTATGCCTTTCACCTCAAGAAGGACGAAGTCTGCATCAACCCTTACCACTACCAGAGGGTGGAGACCCCAG TGCTGCCTCCTGTTCTCGTGCCAAGACACTCAGAAATCCTGCCAGAGCTGCCACCTCTAGATGACTACACTCATTCCATACCTGAGAACACAAATTTTCCAACAGGAATCGAACCTCCAAACAACTATATACCAG AAACACCTCCACCAGGCTACATCAGTGAGGATGGGGAGGCCAGTGATCAGCAGATGAATCAAA GTTCTCCAGCAGAGCTCTCCCCCAGCACTCTGTCTCCTGTCAATCACAGCATGG ACCTGCAACCAGTGACTTACTCGGAGCCGGCCTTCTGGTGCTCTATAGCGTACTATGAGCTGAACCAGCGCGTCGGGGAGACGTTTCACGCCTCTCAGCCCTCACTGACAGTGGATGGATTCACAGATCCATCAAACTCTGAACGCTTCTGCCTCGGCCTGCTGTCTAATGTTAACAGGAATGCCACTGTAGAGATGACCCGAAGGCACATAG GAAGAGGAGTTCGACTCTACTATATTGGGGGGGAAGTATTTGCTGAGTGCCTGAGTGATAGCGCCATCTTTGTCCAGAGTCCAAACTGCAACCAGCGGTATGGTTGGCATCCAGCAACAGTGTGTAAAATTCCTCCAG GTTGTAACCTAAAAATCTTTAACAACCAGGAATTTGCAGCTCTGCTGGCTCAGTCAGTCAACCAGGGCTTTGAGGCCGTCTACCAACTCACCAGGATGTGCACTATCCGCATGAGCTTTGTCAAAGGCTGGGGAGCTGAGTACAG GCGGCAGACTGTCACAAGCACTCCTTGCTGGATCGAGCTGCATTTGAACGGGCCCTtgcagtggctggacaaagttCTGACCCAGATGGGTTCCCCATCCGCACGCTGCTCCAGTATGTCCTAA
- the LOC101470473 gene encoding mothers against decapentaplegic homolog 2 isoform X1, with product MSSILPFTPPVVKRLLGWKKSTSSPGGAGGAEQNGQEEKWCEKAVKSLVKKLKKTGQLDELEKAITTQNCNTKCVTIPSNCSEIWGLSTPNTIEQWDTSGLYNYPDQTRSLDGRLQVSHRKGLPHVIYCRLWRWPDLHSHHELRAIEACEYAFHLKKDEVCINPYHYQRVETPVLPPVLVPRHSEILPELPPLDDYTHSIPENTNFPTGIEPPNNYIPETPPPGYISEDGEASDQQMNQSMDTGSPAELSPSTLSPVNHSMDLQPVTYSEPAFWCSIAYYELNQRVGETFHASQPSLTVDGFTDPSNSERFCLGLLSNVNRNATVEMTRRHIGRGVRLYYIGGEVFAECLSDSAIFVQSPNCNQRYGWHPATVCKIPPGCNLKIFNNQEFAALLAQSVNQGFEAVYQLTRMCTIRMSFVKGWGAEYRRQTVTSTPCWIELHLNGPLQWLDKVLTQMGSPSARCSSMS from the exons ATGTCCTCCATATTGCCATTCACCCCTCCTGTGGTGAAGAGGCTTTTGGGCTGGAAGAAATCAACTAGCAGCCCGGGAGGAGCGGGCGGCGCAGAGCAGAACGGACAAGAGGAAAAATGGTGCGAGAAGGCCGTGAAGAGCTTagtgaagaagctgaagaagacgGGTCAGCTAGATGAGCTCGAGAAGGCCATCACCACACAGAACTGTAACACAAAGTGTGTTACCATCCCCAG CAATTGCTCTGAAATATGGGGACTGAGTACACCAAATACGATAGAACAGTGGGATACATCAGGCCTTTACAACTACCCTGACCAAACCAG ATCCTTGGACGGCCGTCTCCAGGTCTCCCACAGGAAGGGCCTTCCCCATGTTATCTACTGCCGTTTGTGGCGATGGCCAGACCTTCACAGCCACCACGAGCTGCGTGCCATTGAGGCCTGTGAGTATGCCTTTCACCTCAAGAAGGACGAAGTCTGCATCAACCCTTACCACTACCAGAGGGTGGAGACCCCAG TGCTGCCTCCTGTTCTCGTGCCAAGACACTCAGAAATCCTGCCAGAGCTGCCACCTCTAGATGACTACACTCATTCCATACCTGAGAACACAAATTTTCCAACAGGAATCGAACCTCCAAACAACTATATACCAG AAACACCTCCACCAGGCTACATCAGTGAGGATGGGGAGGCCAGTGATCAGCAGATGAATCAAAGTATGGACACAG GTTCTCCAGCAGAGCTCTCCCCCAGCACTCTGTCTCCTGTCAATCACAGCATGG ACCTGCAACCAGTGACTTACTCGGAGCCGGCCTTCTGGTGCTCTATAGCGTACTATGAGCTGAACCAGCGCGTCGGGGAGACGTTTCACGCCTCTCAGCCCTCACTGACAGTGGATGGATTCACAGATCCATCAAACTCTGAACGCTTCTGCCTCGGCCTGCTGTCTAATGTTAACAGGAATGCCACTGTAGAGATGACCCGAAGGCACATAG GAAGAGGAGTTCGACTCTACTATATTGGGGGGGAAGTATTTGCTGAGTGCCTGAGTGATAGCGCCATCTTTGTCCAGAGTCCAAACTGCAACCAGCGGTATGGTTGGCATCCAGCAACAGTGTGTAAAATTCCTCCAG GTTGTAACCTAAAAATCTTTAACAACCAGGAATTTGCAGCTCTGCTGGCTCAGTCAGTCAACCAGGGCTTTGAGGCCGTCTACCAACTCACCAGGATGTGCACTATCCGCATGAGCTTTGTCAAAGGCTGGGGAGCTGAGTACAG GCGGCAGACTGTCACAAGCACTCCTTGCTGGATCGAGCTGCATTTGAACGGGCCCTtgcagtggctggacaaagttCTGACCCAGATGGGTTCCCCATCCGCACGCTGCTCCAGTATGTCCTAA
- the si:ch211-12e13.1 gene encoding uncharacterized protein si:ch211-12e13.1 translates to MGNAQSYIVASLSVCSVYLVYVHVYCAHKLLKTTELHSDKLPSDAYVYMKYLSRRVTRRAGCLYGTEKQEAGYTVVSCRVEDALLRRFCSAAGYGWDYPDSEYRDIPLCFPEFLCGRPLLMLLTHENFRLSPAGLVHVRQSLKTFQPIDELKKGPFTLRVQVLGYQPTDLGVEVDICLSATSRSRCVVWESILTLLSENKLHKAIRCSPKNENESEKDEPAPDTLKQVELKVPWTPDLKCTWSFPCKLLSLPARLFRFTPHRVPSLWMFSVCLAEIEKHKGVKVITAPITVTAQFKEPLLVPGKVTVSFWEAPENKHQSQSLYFQMQQHRGGKAHLVGLISRC, encoded by the exons ATGGGGAATGCGCAGAGTTACATTGTGGCCTCACTGTCTGTATGTTCCGTGTATTTGGTTTACGTTCACGTTTACTGCGCTCACAAGCTGCTGAAAACAACCGAACTGCATAGCGACAAACTTCCGAGTGATGCGTATGTTTACATGAAATACCTGAGCAGAAGAGTGACCCGGAGAGCAGGCTGCTTATACGGTACAGagaaacaagaagctggttatACAGTGGTCAGCTGCAG GGTGGAGGATGCTCTGTTGCGGAGGTTCTGCAGTGCTGCAGGTTATGGTTGGGATTATCCAGACAGTGAATACAGAGACATCCCGCTGTGCTTCCCGGAGTTTCTCTGCGGCAGACCTCTCCTTATGTTGTTAACTCATGAAAACTTCAGGCTCAGCCCAGCAG gtCTTGTCCATGTGCGTCAGAGTTTAAAAACCTTTCAGCCAATCGATGAGCTGAAGAAGGGTCCATTCACCCTGCGGGTGCAAGTCCTGGGGTACCAGCCGACTGATCTAGGGGTGGAGGTGGACATCTGTCTGTCTGCTACTTCCCGCTCCAGATGCGTAGTGTGGGAGAGCATCCTGACACTGCTTTCCGAAAACAAGCTTCACAAAGCCATCAGATGTTCACCTAAGAATGAAAATGAGA GTGAGAAAGATGAGCCAGCACCGGACACtctgaagcaggtggagctcaAAGTTCCCTGGACTCCTGACCTGAAGTGTACATGGAGTTTTCCATGTAAGCTCCTCTCTCTGCCGGCCAGGCTCTTTAGATTCACTCCTCACAGAGTACCGAGTCTCTGGATGTTCTCTGTCTGCTTGGCTGAaattgaaaagcacaaag GGGTTAAAGTGATCACCGCTCCCATTACCGTCACTGCCCAGTTTAAGGAGCCTCTGCTGGTTCCAGGAAAGGTGACGGTCAGTTTTTGGGAAGCACCCGAAAATAAGCATCAGTCCCAAAGCCTCTACTTTCAGATGCAGCAACACAGAGGGGGCAAAGCTCACCTGGTGGGACTGATTTCTAGGTGTTGA